taaaatctatacaCTGTTCTACCAGTTAATGAATTGatctaaattattattttcctccaaaaaaggaaaattacaatttctttcaagttggttttatttttgacaaattgcaTGTCagtgtaaaatgtaaacaaaggttTACATAATAAAGTGCTGAACTGTAGAATTAAACTGGAAACTCCGACATGATCAAGATAATTAAAATATAGGGTGTTATGTCTTAAGTCAGGGCTGCAACTCTAAAAGAAATCCAGCTTTCTATCAGTGAAAAAGCACAGACCAGCATAAGCAGCTCCCTTTCTTCCTGTTCGGTTACTCGCTGACTTTGGTAGTAGGTTTGAATTTGATGAACATAGAGTCAGAAGCAGAAGCTTGGAAGTGACTGCTAGTAAACATGTAGCCTTAATGAGCTGCCTGTCAGTCCCCATTTTATAGGTGTtatgttgtctgacaacagagacagaaataactctgtgtattttctcttcaggtgtttgttcatttctctgttctcttcacagtgtaaaaacacctttttctttttgtggtattttaaagAACTCTCAAACTTTTGAAGCCTTTGGTCTTAGGAAACGTTTATCTGAGTTGGACTCTGCTGCTGCCACCAAGACTTGGCCAGTGACTGGAGCCAAAAACGACTGGTGTCTTGAGAAAAAATTGCATAGTGATACTGAAGGAAAACATTTGTTATAATGAAATCAATTGAtgtcaacacattttctcacgTTGACATAATGGATTATGGTGACTCATCATATCATAGATATTCGAACATTACAGCATCAGGCTGAGAATGTCCCTGccaagagagaggaaaaagaccACACACATAAGAAAGCACTTGAAACCTGTGACTATCCCCACTGGGCCTTTATGAAGTCAGCAAAGAGAGCTGgtcaaaacacacaacatcaaacagaaatgaaaagaagaacAGGCGGAACAATATTGGCATCCTCTATGGAGCTAGTGTGTCTGAGAAACTAAGAAGGATTTTGTCCAGACACAACATACTGGTTCACTTCAGACCCAGCAGTACTCTGAGATAAAAATTAGTTCACGCAAAGGATAAAAAATTCAAGCACAAGCTGAGCAATGTTGTATATGCAGTCCAATGTAGTGAGGAGTGCACAGACTTATGCATAGGGGAGACTAAACCACTGCTACGAGCGCATGGCGCAACACAGGAGAATACGCTCTTCAGAAAGATGCACCTGCATCTGAAGAATAATGATCATTCTTTTTAGGACAACAATGTTCATATTCTGGACAGTGAAGACAGATGGTTTAAGCGAGGAGTGCAGGAAGCCATTAATGTTATATCTCCAAACAGAGGACAGGGTCTGCagcaccacttatcaggtattTATAACGCAGTCTTGAGGTTTCTTGGATGGGAGGGGAAATGTCTTTATGAACAACAACTGCAGTCTACTGCTGAAGCTCTAAAACAATAGAGGAACAATAAACTACCCCAACTAAGTATTGCTTTCTATtcgaggattttttttctgttttttcattttcacattagTATTTAATGTCATTGCCATGAGCTTATTATTATATAGTATATTATTATACTGTTTCTCTTTTCTTGCCCTCAGTTACTTGGCTCCGTAAGTAATTATTCAATGTATAATTCTGTGTATgataaaagtagcaaaaaacaGTTAAACACTTTCAAAGAGGCAATGATCTATAAACTATTTCTCTCAGTAAATTATAATTCATTTAGGGAACTCAGGCTCAACAGGACTCTCTGTTaggacagaaaaatgtttccCATGAGGTAAAACTATTGATTTGGCCAAGTGATTCTTATCATTGTAATCATTATCTGTACAGTGtcaatcagcaaaaatcaatttacattttttaaatataaagttaatgTTTGAAAGTTTAGACATGGTTTTGCAGCCTATTAtgtgtgttattttacatacaTCTCCCTAGTAAATTCAATAATTTAATCTTTTATCTAATGataagaaaaaggaaacaatcATAGTATACATCAACTAAATATATGATCACACATAGAAATGTTGATTGCATTACCATGAAGTAATATCTTAAATATTATTATCTTAATTTTATTATCTTAAATATATGCTGAGAATAATGATGTACAAATCACTGCctctttttcagtgtttagtgGCTCCTTCCTTGTGTAGTAAAAACATTCGTGTCTGCCTTTAAATTGGTGTAACCATGCATAAATATGTGTGGTGTGATGTTTGTGTAGAAAAGTAAACCTACCCTGACTACATAGATAATCTTTTAGGACTGTATCTTCTTGTACAGTTCTCCACCCTGTTGATCAGTTTCATCAGCAGATAAAGATGCGAGAGGAAGACAACCTAAATAattttttcccacttttttgTCAGTATGTCAGCTTACCATAAACAGAGActgaaggaagagaagaaggcCAGCCTGGAGCAGCGCAGGAATCGGCTCAGGGCCATGCTTCAAGAGGAGCAGGACCAGCTGGAGGCGGAGCTCCGGGAAGTCGTCCCTGACAGGAGCACCTTGGCAAGTCAGCTGGTACAGAAAACTGAAGAGCTTCGTACGGcaagagaggaaagaagaaaaaaggtaaCTGCATTGAGATAGTTGCATGTTTTCGTATCATGGCTTTCTGCCATGTAAGTGTATAATCCCTGTTATTTGTTATCTCTAGCTTGCGCAAGAGCTGCTGAAGGAGCATTGGAAGAAAAACAACCCAGAACTGCGAGAGGTAAGTTTAAATAAGTGATGCAAAAGTGACAAATCTCAAAGTATGGCTGTTGATGAAGTGATTAATGGCTTCAGGAATCATGATACCATCCCGTATGTCTGAAGAGCCCAGCaagcagagaaaacagacacTTTTTTGTCCAGAAGTCCATTTGATCTGGAAACCTATAAGGCTTGTGATGCAGATATTCCATGACTTTTTGTAAACCTGAATCCAGTGTCGACTCAagtgaataaaatgttctggTATCCCTTCCACTATGGGTAAGGTTCATCAGTGTCTCTGTGTCAGCTATGTCACAACTCAGTCTTTTAATCTGTCTGCAGGTCGAGTCAGCATTACATAAAGATCATGTTGTCAGCCAATGGCAGGAGCAGATATCTGAGAAGAAAGAGGTACGACAATAATTCCAGCTGTCAGACAAAACTTGTCAGTTTCTGTTTACTACAGTGTTTTAATAACTGTTTCTGACCTGTATGTCCTTTGTGATGATACTCAAATTCATTCAGactaaattgttaaaaaaaattgcccaTCACTCCAGTACTGTGTAGTATCACCTCTCATGAGCCGCTGGTGACACCTAAGACCTACAAGCCGTTAAATTTGTCATTATCCTTTTACATGACCAATTATTTATGCAACAAGtccatttttaattaaacactGCTCATGTATACTGTGAGCACAGTATCAAATCTGCAAGCTACTCTGGTTAATTCTCAACATGGTACATAATTGACAAAGTTTTGACACCTACTGTAAGTGACCTATCTCgtcaaacatgcagaaagaggTGGTAAAACAGGCGGAGAAGAGACGCTTTGAAAATGAGTACGAGAGGACCCGAAAAGAAGCTTTGGAGAGGATGAAGCaagcagaggagaaaaagaaagcagaggAGCGTAAGAGAGCAGAGGAGCTTTGCCACcagatggaagaactgaagctGAGAGAGGAAGAGGTATTCAGAACTTCAGCAATATCTCGGCTGTGTAAAATTAGTTTtgcagatgtgtttttaaaatatattcatgttttatttgctgTCAGGCCACTCGTCTAAAAAAGGAGCAAGAGGCTCTGCTGATCCAGCAGTGGGAGCTGGAGAAGATCGAGGACGAGAGGCAGAAAGTGGAGGAAAGGAGAAAGAAGTCTCAGATGGGGTAAGGGAAGCTCTTTATTCTAATAACTGATCACAAATGTTGTGATACCTGATTCAGGTAAAATATTGGGCTCATTAGATTTGTGTTTCACCAGACATTTCTTGATCCGACAATATCGAGCTCAGCTGAAGAGGAGAGCCCAGCAAGTGCAGGAGGAACTGGTAAATCTGTGGATACTGCAGAGTATTATTTCAGGTTTCATCCATCTTTTTTGATTCTGATGTTCTCCTTGAAACCTTATGTGTCCACCAGGAGGCCGATCGTAAGATCCTGGCAGCCTTGCTTGAAGGAGAGCAGGACGACAGGAGAATGGAAACCGCTCGAAGAGAAAGAGCTATCGCTGATGCTGCCTGGATGAAACGTGTAATTGAAGAACAGCTTCAGTTGGAGCAGGAGAGGGAGGCTGAGTTTGACATCCTACACAGGTGGGCTGCCAGATTCAATATTACTCTACAGCAGGGTTACTCAACTTACCATTGCTCATGGGCCACATAGAAAAATATGACTGAATTatgtaaaagacatttaaataatcAAGATAATATtcaataacaaaatattttaaatgcactacaATAGAAAGACAATTTCATTAGGCTtttgtaaaagtaaaacaagattttgttgaaaatatatTATACTTGGCCTTATCGAtctatttgtggctgttttctgcatttccagtaaaagcaaaaaggccaaatgtcatgacattaaaaaaattgtcataTATATCAAATTACAAAATGGGGCTTTATTCACAAAATACATACTTACTACATATTAGCACCTTTTTTGTAACAAACAAAAGTACTGtttcaaagtttttaaaatatttttcaagcaatacttttttgagaaattaa
Above is a genomic segment from Amphiprion ocellaris isolate individual 3 ecotype Okinawa chromosome 6, ASM2253959v1, whole genome shotgun sequence containing:
- the tchp gene encoding trichoplein keratin filament-binding protein, translated to MALPTFSANVPSRSRVLAEQLARQREQEARWRQQWELHARYFREQSVRSQRQAAWSSRHSYQQSMSAYHKQRLKEEKKASLEQRRNRLRAMLQEEQDQLEAELREVVPDRSTLASQLVQKTEELRTAREERRKKLAQELLKEHWKKNNPELREVESALHKDHVVSQWQEQISEKKEKEVVKQAEKRRFENEYERTRKEALERMKQAEEKKKAEERKRAEELCHQMEELKLREEEATRLKKEQEALLIQQWELEKIEDERQKVEERRKKSQMGHFLIRQYRAQLKRRAQQVQEELEADRKILAALLEGEQDDRRMETARRERAIADAAWMKRVIEEQLQLEQEREAEFDILHREEAQRVWEKREAQWEKERKARERLMREVLVERQQQLELKMQKNHKAQEESLKRREELIQELELEREIRRREKEEEGGRRTARMQEINAQVEQQHQEQWEELCRMEQEEEEQREAQRIQEEELRLEMQRMAKQGYQEKIHSRPRSAWT